In Oscillatoria acuminata PCC 6304, a single window of DNA contains:
- a CDS encoding HEPN domain-containing protein — MPSPAALKYQSASNTARILRQTASDPRLQPISRNQTQVYYHSALAAFVAAWDAYINELVRNFFAVTANPLDPKFHAVHSIARETASRALERFNTPNADNTRNLLIQYTGYDPIGDWVWSAKNMSGVAVRQKLNEILRVRHSFAHGFSIPAFSWTQTATGKVRLTAKGIDEVDGFFKYLVKVTDQGMKQHIETNYSLVLPW; from the coding sequence GTGCCGTCACCCGCTGCATTGAAGTACCAAAGTGCATCTAATACGGCGCGAATCTTGCGCCAAACCGCCAGTGATCCCCGCTTGCAACCGATATCCCGAAACCAGACGCAAGTGTACTATCACTCAGCCCTTGCCGCATTTGTTGCAGCATGGGATGCTTATATTAATGAACTGGTTCGTAACTTTTTTGCAGTGACTGCCAACCCATTAGACCCGAAATTTCATGCCGTCCATTCTATTGCAAGAGAGACCGCCTCTCGTGCACTGGAACGATTCAATACCCCCAATGCGGACAACACCCGCAACCTTTTGATTCAATATACGGGTTATGACCCGATTGGAGATTGGGTTTGGTCGGCCAAAAACATGAGTGGTGTTGCTGTTCGCCAGAAACTCAATGAAATTTTAAGAGTGCGCCATAGTTTTGCTCATGGTTTTAGTATTCCCGCGTTTTCTTGGACTCAAACCGCCACGGGAAAAGTGCGATTGACCGCTAAAGGAATAGATGAAGTGGATGGTTTTTTTAAATATCTGGTTAAAGTGACGGATCAGGGAATGAAGCAACATATAGAAACCAATTATAGCCTGGTGTTGCCTTGGTAA
- a CDS encoding ParA family protein, whose amino-acid sequence MSSYAFWNNKGGVGKSFLSFVAASEYAHSHPDTDVYVIDLCPQAKVSEILFGGYQSSPKAIHSLSEKKPRATIAGYLEARLNSPFRMIEDVSPYLCTPKAFNSHIPENLKLICGDNLLEIISEAIRQTSELSIPADAWKQVLNWVQDLTVALRKQSGDRDTLFVIDCNPSFAIYTQIGLVAAEGVVVPFTADDSSRRVLENVIALLYGITDPQSEPYARISFGKRAKEEGVSVPKLHTFVSNQVAVNQGQPSRDFEAVNQTIKQMMDELHKKHRHIFATPKEQPSNTFMLIPDYQSAYVVATTTGTPLYKLKPGPQNLVNEHIELDSEPLQNYRNALETFVNCL is encoded by the coding sequence ATGAGTTCGTATGCGTTCTGGAACAACAAAGGTGGCGTCGGCAAGAGCTTTTTGAGCTTTGTTGCGGCTTCTGAATACGCTCATTCCCACCCCGATACCGATGTCTATGTGATTGACCTCTGTCCGCAAGCTAAGGTATCGGAAATTTTATTCGGAGGATATCAGAGTAGTCCGAAAGCGATTCATTCTTTAAGTGAAAAAAAACCCAGGGCGACGATAGCAGGCTACCTAGAAGCCCGTCTGAACTCGCCCTTCCGGATGATTGAGGATGTATCTCCTTATTTATGTACACCCAAAGCATTTAATTCTCATATTCCGGAGAATTTAAAGCTGATTTGTGGTGATAATCTTTTAGAAATCATTTCCGAGGCGATTCGACAAACATCTGAATTGTCGATTCCTGCTGATGCCTGGAAACAGGTGTTAAATTGGGTTCAGGATTTGACCGTAGCGCTGAGAAAACAAAGTGGCGATCGCGACACGCTTTTTGTCATCGATTGTAACCCAAGTTTTGCTATCTATACTCAGATTGGACTGGTAGCAGCCGAGGGGGTAGTCGTCCCATTTACCGCTGATGATAGTTCCCGCAGGGTCCTTGAAAATGTGATTGCACTCCTCTATGGCATAACAGACCCCCAAAGTGAACCCTACGCCCGGATTAGCTTTGGAAAACGGGCCAAAGAAGAAGGGGTATCGGTCCCCAAATTACATACATTTGTCAGCAATCAGGTTGCTGTTAATCAGGGTCAACCCAGTCGAGATTTTGAAGCAGTCAATCAAACCATTAAGCAGATGATGGATGAACTGCATAAAAAACATCGTCATATTTTTGCCACCCCTAAAGAGCAACCCAGCAATACATTTATGCTCATTCCCGATTATCAGAGTGCCTATGTAGTTGCGACTACCACGGGTACGCCTTTATATAAGCTGAAACCCGGACCACAAAACCTGGTGAATGAGCATATTGAATTGGATTCAGAACCCTTGCAAAATTACCGTAATGCTCTTGAAACGTTCGTAAACTGTCTCTAG
- a CDS encoding non-ribosomal peptide synthetase: MNTLEFLSELRELEIHLNVEGSRLICQAPEGRLTPQLREQISQRKGDILAFFQRANRSMNETPVGLKPISRTGNLPLSFAQQRLWFLDRLVPNNPFYNMPAAVRLTGEVNLELLEAAFNEIIRRHEALRTVFPEGEGQGIQEIQAHQTVPIHVLNLQNLSAAEQEKQVERIITHEALRPFNLSTGPLLRISLLQLGETDYLLMLNMHHIISDGWSIGVLIQELGILYGAFFQGESSPLPELGIQYADFAHWQREWLQGEILEHQLAYWRQQLEGISMLNLPSDRPRPAVPSYRGKRYGFRLSQEVSQKLDALTQGEGVTLFMTLLAAFQTLLYRYSQQEDITVGSPIANRNRSEIEPLIGFFVNSLVLRTDLSGNPTFREVLARVKQVALGAYAHQDVPFEKLVEELHPERSLNHNPLFQVAFALQNAPMQGLELPGLTLSPQPLEAGTARFDLELHLWEQSSTNPMWVDSREGISGFVIYSTDLFEESTIGRLVAHFQTLLEAIVANPDQQIGDLPILSEAERHQLLVQWNQTEVDYPQELAVHQLVEIQAAEHPEKVALVCGNKTLTYGELNRRSNQLAHYLQKLGVGTEVAVGLCLDRTLEMAVAMLGILKAGGAYLPLDPSVPSSRLNRMLTEAKVPVLLTQQSSLSQFNRVICKIVCLDTDKALIERQPDENLSSSVTPNSLAYVIYTSGSTGEPKGVEIEQKSLLNLTYWHQQAFAVSASDRSTQVAGVAFDACGWEIWPYLTAGACIYIVDNETRRSPEKLRDWLVENAITISFLPTPLAEQVLQLKWPEQTPLRLLLTGGETLHQHPLPSHPFEVVNNYGPTENTVVTTSGRVPVGNGREIAPGIGKAVANTQLYVCDRYFHPVPIGIPGELYIGGDGLARGYRHHPELTAEAFIRNPLQPEPGNFLYKTGDLVRYQPDGSLEFLGRLDQQVKIRGFRIELGEIEVILSQHPAVNQTLVTVSESDRGETQLTAYLALNLQRVELAETNPVALQEEQVQQWQILYNETYKMPAVGMEPHFNIVGWNSSYTNEPIPAAEMREWVDHQAAKILALEPKNVLEIGCGTGLLLFRIAPHCTDYCGTDFSPPSLNFIRKHLGKYDLEQVTLLEKLATNFDGIPPQSFDTVILNSIVQYFPSLDYLTQVISGAVAATKPGGRIFLGDLRSLPLLKAFYTDVELTRAQPCVTRQQLQQRVEMQLFQEVELALDPAFFTSLKSHLPQIETVEIQLMRGQSRNELTQFRYNAILHLAGSEVKSKSAKNHPITWLNQGETRDDWTVEKLRQYLIETNPDICGLSQVPNSRVMAAVQATEWLFNSRPFKTAGQLKKAVQNLHNSGINPEDWYGLELPYRVHIRWSDSMGEGRYDVVFVREDIPEFILEASDAPPLAFAYANNPLKGKAARQFVPELRAYLNEKLPDYMIPSAFVVLEYLPLTANGKIDRHALPTATAIAPELAGNYAPPRTVIEEHLAQIWAEVLGIKRVGIYDNFFELGGHSLLATQLASRVRDKFGFELPLRSVFEAPTIAQLAPIVAGLKQQNPTHHAPALVPVSRDRRRMKLSSLNPQPPQKL; encoded by the coding sequence TTGAATACCCTAGAATTTTTATCGGAATTGCGCGAGTTAGAGATTCATTTAAACGTAGAAGGCAGTCGCCTGATTTGCCAAGCACCAGAAGGCCGGTTAACGCCCCAACTACGGGAGCAAATTTCTCAGCGCAAAGGGGATATTTTGGCGTTCTTTCAGCGGGCGAACCGCAGTATGAACGAGACTCCGGTGGGTCTGAAACCGATTTCCCGGACCGGCAATTTACCCCTCTCTTTCGCCCAACAGCGCCTCTGGTTTCTAGACCGATTAGTGCCGAACAATCCCTTCTATAATATGCCTGCGGCAGTGCGGTTAACCGGGGAGGTAAATTTAGAACTCCTGGAAGCGGCATTTAATGAAATCATCCGCCGTCATGAAGCATTGAGGACGGTTTTCCCCGAGGGCGAAGGGCAAGGCATTCAGGAGATTCAAGCGCATCAGACCGTTCCTATTCATGTCTTGAATTTGCAGAATTTATCCGCAGCAGAACAAGAAAAGCAGGTCGAACGGATTATTACCCATGAGGCACTACGTCCGTTTAATTTATCCACCGGCCCTCTATTGCGAATTTCTTTACTGCAATTAGGGGAAACCGACTATCTACTGATGCTGAATATGCATCATATCATCTCCGATGGCTGGTCGATTGGGGTATTAATTCAAGAGTTAGGAATCCTTTATGGCGCTTTTTTCCAGGGAGAATCCTCTCCGCTGCCAGAATTGGGGATTCAATATGCAGATTTTGCCCATTGGCAGCGGGAATGGTTGCAAGGGGAAATTTTAGAGCATCAATTGGCCTATTGGCGACAACAGTTAGAGGGGATTTCTATGCTGAATTTACCCAGCGATCGCCCTCGTCCGGCGGTTCCCAGTTATCGCGGAAAACGTTATGGGTTCAGACTTTCCCAGGAAGTCAGTCAAAAATTGGATGCCTTGACTCAGGGGGAAGGGGTGACCTTATTTATGACCTTACTGGCGGCATTCCAAACCTTGTTGTATCGCTACAGTCAACAAGAAGATATTACAGTCGGTTCCCCCATTGCCAATCGCAATCGCAGTGAAATAGAACCATTAATCGGCTTTTTTGTCAATAGTTTAGTCTTGCGGACCGATTTATCGGGAAATCCGACCTTTCGAGAAGTATTGGCCCGGGTGAAACAGGTTGCCCTAGGCGCTTATGCTCACCAAGATGTCCCTTTTGAGAAGTTAGTGGAAGAGTTGCATCCGGAACGATCCTTAAATCATAATCCCCTGTTTCAGGTGGCATTTGCGTTACAAAATGCCCCGATGCAGGGATTAGAATTACCGGGATTAACCTTGAGTCCCCAACCGTTAGAAGCAGGGACTGCCCGGTTTGATTTAGAATTACATTTATGGGAACAGTCCTCTACCAATCCAATGTGGGTAGATAGTCGGGAAGGGATTAGCGGATTTGTGATTTACAGCACAGATTTATTTGAAGAAAGCACCATTGGCCGGTTAGTGGCTCATTTTCAAACCTTACTAGAAGCAATTGTGGCAAATCCGGACCAGCAGATTGGGGATTTACCAATTTTAAGTGAAGCGGAACGACATCAATTATTAGTGCAGTGGAATCAAACTGAGGTGGATTATCCCCAAGAGTTGGCAGTCCATCAGTTAGTCGAAATTCAGGCAGCAGAACATCCGGAGAAAGTTGCTTTAGTTTGTGGTAATAAAACCCTAACCTATGGGGAGTTAAATCGCCGCAGTAATCAACTCGCCCATTATTTACAAAAATTAGGAGTGGGTACAGAAGTGGCGGTGGGATTATGCCTCGATCGCACCTTGGAAATGGCAGTGGCAATGCTGGGAATTCTCAAAGCAGGGGGCGCTTATTTACCCCTAGACCCCTCAGTTCCCAGCAGTCGGTTAAATCGGATGTTAACCGAGGCGAAGGTTCCAGTTTTACTCACTCAACAGTCCAGTTTATCTCAATTTAATCGAGTTATTTGCAAGATTGTCTGTTTGGATACAGACAAGGCATTAATTGAACGCCAACCGGATGAAAATCTTAGCAGTTCGGTGACGCCAAATTCCCTCGCCTATGTGATTTATACCTCGGGTTCTACCGGGGAACCGAAGGGCGTAGAAATTGAACAAAAGAGTCTGTTAAATTTAACCTATTGGCATCAACAAGCATTTGCCGTATCTGCCAGCGATCGCAGTACCCAGGTTGCCGGAGTTGCCTTTGATGCCTGTGGGTGGGAAATTTGGCCCTATTTAACCGCAGGCGCTTGTATTTATATCGTGGATAACGAAACCCGGCGATCGCCGGAAAAATTGCGGGATTGGTTAGTGGAAAATGCCATCACCATCAGCTTTTTACCCACCCCCTTAGCGGAACAAGTCTTACAATTAAAGTGGCCGGAACAGACCCCATTGCGCCTGTTACTCACCGGGGGAGAAACATTGCATCAACATCCCTTACCCTCCCATCCCTTTGAAGTGGTGAATAATTACGGACCCACGGAGAACACTGTGGTTACAACCTCTGGCAGGGTTCCCGTTGGCAACGGCAGGGAAATTGCGCCGGGAATTGGCAAAGCAGTCGCCAATACTCAACTCTATGTGTGCGATCGCTACTTCCACCCCGTCCCCATCGGCATTCCCGGTGAATTATATATCGGCGGCGACGGATTGGCAAGAGGATATCGCCATCATCCCGAACTCACTGCCGAAGCATTTATCCGCAACCCCCTCCAACCCGAACCGGGGAATTTCCTGTACAAAACCGGCGATTTAGTCCGCTATCAACCCGATGGCAGTTTAGAGTTTTTAGGGCGTCTGGACCAACAAGTGAAAATTCGTGGATTCCGTATCGAATTAGGCGAAATCGAAGTTATTTTATCTCAACATCCCGCTGTCAATCAAACCCTCGTCACCGTCTCGGAAAGTGACCGAGGTGAAACCCAATTAACCGCTTATCTGGCCCTCAATTTGCAGAGAGTAGAATTGGCCGAAACTAACCCCGTTGCCTTACAGGAAGAACAAGTCCAGCAATGGCAAATTCTCTACAATGAAACCTACAAAATGCCCGCCGTGGGAATGGAACCCCATTTTAATATAGTCGGATGGAATAGCAGCTATACCAACGAACCCATCCCCGCCGCAGAAATGCGGGAATGGGTAGACCATCAAGCAGCGAAAATTTTAGCCTTAGAACCCAAAAATGTCCTAGAAATTGGCTGTGGAACTGGCCTCTTACTGTTCAGAATTGCCCCTCACTGTACCGACTATTGCGGAACTGACTTTTCCCCACCCTCCCTCAACTTTATTCGCAAACATTTGGGCAAATACGACTTAGAACAAGTCACCTTGCTAGAAAAACTAGCAACGAATTTTGATGGCATACCTCCCCAGAGTTTTGATACCGTAATTCTCAACTCCATCGTCCAATATTTCCCCAGTTTAGACTACCTGACTCAGGTCATTTCCGGGGCCGTGGCCGCCACCAAACCCGGGGGACGCATCTTCCTCGGTGACTTGCGGAGTTTACCCCTCCTCAAAGCCTTTTATACCGATGTAGAACTGACCCGCGCCCAACCCTGTGTCACGCGCCAACAGTTACAGCAACGGGTGGAAATGCAACTCTTCCAAGAGGTGGAATTAGCCTTAGACCCCGCATTCTTTACTAGCTTAAAATCGCACCTCCCTCAGATTGAAACTGTAGAAATTCAACTGATGCGCGGTCAATCGCGAAATGAATTAACCCAGTTTCGCTATAACGCCATTCTCCATCTAGCGGGAAGTGAAGTTAAATCCAAATCCGCTAAAAATCATCCGATTACCTGGCTAAATCAGGGAGAAACTAGGGACGATTGGACCGTGGAGAAACTGCGTCAGTATTTAATTGAAACCAACCCCGATATCTGCGGACTCTCTCAGGTTCCGAATAGCCGGGTCATGGCCGCTGTTCAAGCAACGGAATGGCTGTTTAATTCCCGCCCTTTTAAAACAGCCGGTCAATTGAAAAAAGCCGTTCAAAACCTCCATAATTCAGGTATTAACCCCGAAGACTGGTATGGATTAGAACTCCCCTATCGCGTTCATATTCGCTGGTCCGATTCGATGGGTGAAGGGCGTTACGATGTCGTGTTTGTGCGGGAAGATATTCCAGAGTTTATCCTAGAAGCGAGTGACGCACCTCCTTTAGCCTTTGCTTATGCCAACAATCCCTTAAAAGGAAAAGCAGCGCGTCAATTTGTGCCGGAATTGCGCGCCTATCTCAACGAGAAACTGCCGGATTATATGATACCCTCGGCCTTTGTTGTCCTAGAGTATCTTCCCCTGACGGCGAATGGCAAAATAGATCGCCACGCCTTACCCACTGCCACCGCGATCGCCCCAGAACTAGCGGGAAATTATGCCCCACCGCGTACTGTCATCGAAGAACATCTCGCCCAAATTTGGGCGGAAGTGTTAGGCATCAAACGAGTGGGAATTTACGATAACTTCTTTGAATTAGGGGGACATTCATTACTGGCAACCCAACTCGCCTCTCGCGTTCGGGATAAATTTGGGTTCGAGTTGCCTTTACGCAGTGTCTTTGAAGCACCAACGATTGCCCAATTAGCCCCCATAGTTGCAGGGTTAAAACAGCAAAATCCCACCCATCATGCACCGGCATTAGTTCCCGTTTCTCGCGACAGGCGGCGGATGAAGTTATCCTCTCTGAATCCACAACCTCCCCAAAAACTATGA
- a CDS encoding non-ribosomal peptide synthetase has translation MESNIFNSPLTPAPDALNLSPETDVFVFPTSFAQQRLWFIDQFAPGHSFYNVTTALRLTGVVNFPALADTFIEIGRRHETLRTRFTTVEGEPVQVISPEADIPVNWVDLRQFSPGEREAEASRLAAVEAEFPFNLATGPLLRVTLLQLEDSLSILLLNMHHIISDDWSMGVFVQELGTIYRALVENRPVLLPELPLQYADFAEWQREWFQGEVLEEQLGYWRQQLRGIVSLNLPGDSPKQATPSYQGKSQVFELSQPLTAALKALSQQEGVTLFMTLLAGFQTLLYRYSQQDEITVGSPIANRNRSEIEGLIGFFVNSLVLRTDVSGNPTFRELLARVREVTLGAYAHQDLPFEKVVEALHPDRVLNVHPLFQVVFNLQNAPMQELDLPGLTVSSMSLGVKTTRFDLEVHLWESADSFRSVYGQDWQHQDSLRGFVIYNTDKFESGTVAQMLEQFKNLLKNIVKNPNQGVEELELISDGERDRILIEWNQTQAEYPAETAIQALFEAQVQANPQAVAVTIAGESLTYQELNQRSNQWAHYLQHLGVGDEEIVGLCAAKSLDTIVGMLGILKAGGAYLPLDPTYPGDRLNWMMADAGVRLLLVPDELRGKFKGFEGVMVGGDCDGEAVTREPVENLPHFPGGSRLAYVIYTSGSTGTPKGVAVPHQAVNRLVLNTNYIQITPKDTLAQVSNLSFDAATFEIWGALLNGAHLKGISTEITLSPHDFARELRQQQIDILFLTTALFQQVVRTVPQAFQSLRCLLFGGETVDPRWVKKVLHQGMPQQLIHVYGPTENTTFSTYFSIEAMAEPASSVPIGKAVANTELYLLDPHLQPVAVGVPGELYLGGEGLARGYLNRPDLTEERFISNPFGKPGTRLYKTGDLARYKSDGNLEFLGRIDHQVKIRGFRIELGEIEAVLCQYSGVAAAVAIAREEIPGEKELVAYVVPRDPEGKSSPLKISELRRFLSEKLPSYMLPTAYAILEVLPLTQNGKINRQILPEIETAFQELSQNYVNPRTEVEEVLVDIWREVLGKQQVSVYDNFFELGGHSLLATQLISRIRDGLKIELPVSQLFEAPTVASLANYIETVCWAAQPQKLPKSYQNDREEVEF, from the coding sequence ATGGAATCCAACATTTTCAACTCTCCTTTAACCCCCGCGCCGGATGCCTTAAATCTCTCTCCCGAGACAGATGTATTTGTCTTTCCCACCTCTTTTGCTCAACAGCGATTGTGGTTTATTGACCAGTTTGCTCCCGGTCATTCATTCTATAATGTCACCACGGCGCTGCGGTTAACGGGAGTGGTGAATTTCCCTGCTTTAGCGGATACTTTTATAGAAATTGGCAGGCGGCATGAAACTTTAAGGACGCGGTTTACCACCGTGGAAGGGGAACCTGTGCAGGTGATTTCACCGGAGGCGGATATCCCGGTGAATTGGGTCGATTTGCGGCAGTTTTCTCCTGGGGAACGGGAAGCGGAAGCGAGTCGATTGGCGGCGGTGGAGGCGGAGTTTCCCTTTAATTTAGCAACGGGCCCTTTACTGCGGGTGACGCTGTTGCAGTTGGAGGATTCTCTCTCCATTTTACTGCTGAATATGCACCATATTATTTCTGATGATTGGTCGATGGGGGTGTTTGTTCAGGAGTTGGGAACAATTTACCGGGCATTGGTGGAGAATCGCCCGGTTTTGTTGCCGGAATTACCCCTCCAATATGCCGACTTTGCCGAATGGCAGCGGGAGTGGTTTCAAGGGGAGGTGTTGGAGGAGCAGTTAGGGTATTGGCGGCAGCAGTTACGGGGAATTGTTTCCCTGAATTTACCCGGAGACTCCCCGAAACAGGCGACTCCTAGCTATCAGGGAAAGAGTCAAGTTTTTGAGCTTTCTCAACCCCTGACAGCGGCGCTCAAGGCCCTTTCTCAGCAAGAGGGGGTGACTTTATTTATGACGTTGCTGGCGGGGTTTCAAACTTTGCTGTATCGCTACAGTCAGCAGGATGAGATTACTGTGGGTTCCCCCATTGCCAATCGCAACCGCAGCGAAATTGAGGGGTTAATTGGATTTTTTGTGAATAGTCTGGTGTTGCGGACCGATGTCTCTGGAAATCCGACGTTTCGGGAGTTATTGGCGCGGGTCCGAGAGGTGACTTTAGGCGCTTATGCTCACCAAGATTTACCCTTTGAAAAGGTGGTGGAAGCGTTACATCCGGACCGGGTTTTGAATGTTCATCCCCTGTTTCAGGTGGTGTTTAATTTGCAAAATGCCCCGATGCAGGAGTTGGATTTGCCCGGTTTAACGGTGAGTTCCATGAGTTTAGGGGTGAAGACGACGCGGTTTGATTTGGAGGTGCATTTGTGGGAATCGGCAGACAGTTTCCGGAGTGTTTATGGTCAGGATTGGCAGCATCAGGATAGTCTGCGAGGGTTTGTAATTTACAATACGGATAAATTTGAGTCAGGGACAGTCGCGCAAATGTTAGAACAGTTTAAAAATTTGTTAAAAAACATCGTTAAAAATCCCAATCAGGGGGTTGAGGAGTTAGAATTAATCAGCGATGGGGAACGGGACCGGATATTAATTGAATGGAATCAGACTCAAGCAGAGTATCCGGCAGAAACGGCGATTCAGGCGCTATTTGAGGCGCAGGTGCAGGCGAATCCCCAGGCAGTGGCGGTGACGATCGCCGGTGAATCTTTGACGTATCAGGAACTGAATCAGCGTAGCAATCAATGGGCTCATTATTTACAACATTTGGGGGTGGGGGACGAGGAGATTGTCGGACTTTGTGCGGCGAAATCCCTGGATACCATTGTCGGGATGTTAGGGATTTTGAAGGCGGGGGGTGCTTATTTACCGTTAGACCCCACCTATCCGGGCGATCGCCTGAATTGGATGATGGCAGATGCGGGAGTGCGCCTGTTGCTGGTTCCCGACGAGTTACGGGGTAAGTTTAAGGGGTTTGAGGGGGTGATGGTGGGAGGCGACTGCGACGGGGAGGCAGTCACCCGGGAACCTGTGGAGAATCTCCCTCACTTCCCCGGTGGCAGTCGTCTTGCTTATGTGATTTATACCTCCGGTTCCACGGGAACACCGAAAGGGGTGGCCGTTCCTCACCAAGCGGTAAATCGACTGGTTCTGAATACCAATTATATCCAGATTACCCCGAAAGATACCCTTGCTCAAGTCTCGAATCTCTCCTTTGATGCGGCAACCTTTGAGATTTGGGGTGCTTTGCTCAATGGCGCTCACTTAAAAGGAATTAGCACAGAAATTACCCTCTCTCCTCATGATTTTGCCCGGGAATTGCGCCAGCAACAGATTGATATTTTATTCTTAACCACCGCCTTATTTCAGCAGGTGGTGCGAACGGTTCCCCAGGCGTTTCAGTCTTTGCGCTGCTTATTATTTGGGGGAGAAACCGTCGATCCCCGCTGGGTAAAAAAAGTGCTACACCAGGGAATGCCGCAACAGTTGATTCATGTGTATGGTCCCACAGAAAATACCACATTTTCGACCTATTTCTCCATAGAAGCAATGGCAGAACCAGCGAGTTCCGTCCCCATTGGCAAGGCAGTGGCGAATACAGAACTTTATCTCTTAGACCCGCACTTGCAACCTGTCGCCGTCGGTGTTCCCGGAGAATTATACCTCGGGGGAGAGGGATTGGCAAGGGGTTATTTGAATCGTCCGGACTTAACGGAGGAACGGTTTATTTCTAATCCCTTTGGGAAACCGGGAACGCGACTTTATAAAACCGGGGATTTGGCGCGCTATAAATCTGATGGAAATCTGGAGTTTTTAGGTAGAATTGACCATCAAGTAAAGATTCGCGGGTTCCGGATTGAATTAGGAGAAATTGAGGCAGTTTTGTGTCAATATTCCGGGGTTGCCGCAGCAGTGGCGATCGCCCGTGAGGAAATCCCCGGGGAAAAAGAATTGGTTGCCTACGTTGTTCCTCGGGACCCAGAAGGGAAATCTTCTCCGCTGAAAATTAGCGAATTGCGGCGGTTTTTGAGTGAAAAATTGCCCAGTTATATGCTACCCACCGCCTATGCCATCCTAGAAGTGTTACCTCTGACACAAAATGGAAAAATCAACCGGCAAATCTTACCTGAGATAGAGACAGCATTCCAGGAGTTATCCCAGAATTATGTAAACCCGCGAACTGAGGTTGAAGAGGTACTGGTTGACATTTGGAGGGAAGTATTGGGGAAACAGCAGGTCAGTGTTTATGATAATTTCTTCGAGTTGGGAGGGCATTCTCTCCTGGCAACTCAACTCATTTCGCGGATTCGCGACGGGTTAAAAATCGAGTTGCCCGTGAGTCAGTTATTTGAAGCGCCAACCGTGGCAAGTTTAGCCAATTATATTGAAACCGTATGTTGGGCAGCACAACCGCAAAAGTTGCCCAAATCCTATCAGAATGACAGAGAAGAGGTAGAGTTTTGA
- the cas2 gene encoding CRISPR-associated endonuclease Cas2, with translation MEQRCQRVQYSVFECPLDEETLTGLMENPWVKVLNLSEDSLRAYPLTWTAKKLAKIYGSPPMYEPPDYLIF, from the coding sequence ATGGAACAGCGCTGCCAGAGGGTGCAGTATTCGGTGTTTGAGTGTCCCCTGGATGAGGAAACCCTCACCGGGTTGATGGAGAATCCCTGGGTGAAGGTGTTGAACCTGTCGGAGGACAGTCTGCGCGCCTATCCCTTGACTTGGACGGCGAAGAAGCTGGCAAAAATTTACGGCAGTCCTCCCATGTATGAACCCCCGGATTATTTGATTTTTTGA
- a CDS encoding DUF4351 domain-containing protein, translated as MIDHDRLFKELLETFLPEFLELFFPQLWNALDPDSLSFQDKELFTDITSGEKYAADLVIRAQLKYGKIPILIHLEHQARSEPNFPRRMFIYFCRLLEKYAISIYPIAVLSFDTPQRADPNTYQVECCGKVVNRFNYEVIQLNRLNWQDFRDSNNAIGCALMAKMQMERGERPQVKLECLRMLHHLNLNPARTQLISGFIDIYLRLNPEEQALFQAQLSTILPQEQEGVMEIVTSWMEQGIEQGRRQAAVSLVQRQLNRRCGGISPELDLAVQQLSTPQLEELSEALLDFTSEADLVAWLNERTEG; from the coding sequence ATGATAGACCACGATCGCCTATTCAAAGAACTCCTAGAAACCTTCTTGCCCGAATTCTTGGAACTGTTTTTCCCCCAACTCTGGAACGCCCTAGACCCCGACTCCTTATCGTTCCAAGATAAAGAACTGTTTACCGACATCACCTCTGGGGAGAAATACGCAGCGGATCTCGTCATCCGAGCCCAACTGAAATATGGGAAAATCCCCATTCTGATTCATCTCGAACATCAAGCGCGCAGCGAACCCAACTTTCCGCGCCGGATGTTTATTTACTTCTGCCGATTGCTAGAAAAATACGCCATCAGCATTTATCCGATTGCCGTGCTATCCTTTGATACACCCCAACGAGCGGATCCGAATACCTATCAAGTCGAGTGTTGTGGCAAAGTAGTGAACCGATTTAACTATGAAGTCATCCAGTTAAATCGCCTGAATTGGCAAGATTTTCGGGACAGCAACAATGCGATCGGCTGTGCATTGATGGCAAAAATGCAGATGGAAAGAGGCGAACGCCCCCAAGTCAAGCTAGAATGTTTGCGAATGCTGCATCACCTAAACCTGAACCCAGCCCGAACCCAGTTAATTTCCGGATTTATCGATATTTACCTACGCTTAAATCCAGAAGAACAAGCCCTATTTCAAGCACAATTAAGTACCATTTTACCCCAAGAACAGGAGGGAGTCATGGAAATCGTCACCAGTTGGATGGAACAAGGAATCGAACAAGGAAGACGGCAAGCAGCAGTTTCCCTGGTTCAGCGTCAACTCAATCGCCGTTGCGGGGGCATTTCTCCCGAGTTAGATTTGGCAGTCCAACAGTTATCAACTCCCCAGTTAGAGGAGTTGAGCGAGGCCCTATTGGATTTTACCAGTGAAGCGGATCTCGTCGCCTGGTTGAACGAAAGAACCGAGGGTTAA